The following proteins are co-located in the Silene latifolia isolate original U9 population chromosome 1, ASM4854445v1, whole genome shotgun sequence genome:
- the LOC141600458 gene encoding DNA glycosylase/AP lyase ROS1, which produces METHRGRSIPAVKDFHIEGSWAPATPAKPNGSRPNPIYDDGQGGLLAQAWGEQGSYLPRYTQQNDPQTLLSYSISSAERGSYPTPSNNGWGGVHENPSLSGRIQLERQNGEIQRRGLEEHLPHWSSHGRRSVLNNGSHLGSSNYPRFSSWDLPLPWNHEGGSENGATFNSNLSGSLGEFDTMSFGDLLGINGSQTLLNNGCVFNPGWVSQPEASRLNNVALSRDQGPLHGINQRTDGLYERGMSNGALPQPFWRTGNVNLTPTPKHGNQNTPETPDSRQRIHRLGPSDKINPITNQGLKAKNIHSIPETPDSQQRMQRQGPSDNINPGTNQGLKAQNDLLHEHDVAAAMVDLQARNQNRASEPVIDSIAEDEDYNPEKEAIPGIDLNKTPQKKPRRRRYQPKVIRENKPKRTPKPKTPNPTDSRDAQVKRKSARKSKQGPTPTTPSEEAAEPKPTEPPSRSCKKSLNFDLNGEQPTNERQESDNSSHPVYSMPEEGLMLKKPMTAFDLNHTMSQELSEYMSLPVRENLDSSQTDMNTKSPSSLSRKTATSVTKTDSHLAPTSNISTSANSSEGVQTRGSKRSLSYTADPIYIDDGIRAITQSARWQNNYTCPKNTHTEILPQSFIPDICKKKRTEKIQRLHIESTSSSKYYYGNPEPFGVNGMTNNQAVLINRAENREQFSGTWADLSRLKKKRTKGPTRVRDLALFTGIASVGEGTRKTEVNMRSGHYPCTATSNDVLSCTEALSADTRAIPRSKRSSEKQYSVNKNWNIVLYDSNHPTKRATDSIPVLPWRKRSSTIEHVTMLFQRLDINKKESKISSKEKAIVPYDKQDKNALVLYEKDGSIVPYEGLFDPVRKRRQRARVDLDDETSRVWRLLLENIDNEGIDGTDEDKAKWWDNERRVFRGRVDSFIARMRLVQGDRRFTPWKGSVLDSVIGVFLTQNVSDHLSSSAFMSMAARFPLKPESSGSNLSEASSSLSVEPEPEFCIFEPEESVIWNEKAINQPTLDRESRVIYHIDHGEEKELCQKAGPVGPSECSGETCQKPTNNSRAFNANSQNIETETPYILRDDKARDDASSSPQSVISPQNSINSTNLQTASVVQVETTSAKFYNLESTASFVGLLKMAECNSQAELQDQLEGTKHVTEYYGAPGVSLSDYQLNPEAGFHLQYHKGIEILEVESRSSPISDKDENSPTEQSSLTSEITDQEKNTDPISRAAPNMSWCYVLEGETMVMKSEMEKVKEPLDMHDITESTRVFKRAKEQDKKVDPIPEQSYASGMLSDKVNTDPGITGKRKSGKAKKNEFEWDSLRREAEVNGKRPEKTANTMDSLDWEAVRHADVSEIAETIKERGMNNMLAERIKGLLDRLVKDHGSINMEWLRDIPPDKAKEYLLSFRGLGLKSVECVRLLTLHHLAFPVDTNVGRIAVRLGWVPLQPLPESLQLHLLEMYPILESIQKYLWPRLCKLDQKTLYELHYHMITFGKVFCTKRQPNCNACPLRAECRHFASAFASARFSLPGPEERSIVPSSGTTTPNVNPRASINLLLSTDSWANHDSHSNCKSYDAPTNQVPSLPLLLPFPQDVHLERKSINSKCEPIVEVPASPEQEPQHEQALCDIEDAFYEDPNEIPTINLNMKEFTQTLQNFMEANRDLQEAEVSNALVALAPEAASIPTPKLKNINRLRTEHYVYELPDTHPLLHGLEKREPDDPCSYLLAIWTPGETANSIDPPARKCSFNDPSMLCNEETCSYCSSQRETDSQIVRGTLLIPTRTAMRGSFPLNGTYFQVNEVFADHDSSLTPIAVPRSWLWNLPRRTVYFGTSIPTIFKGLTTEDIQHCFWRGYVCVRGFDQKTRAPRPLMARLHFPASRSRGYRSKVYDE; this is translated from the exons ATGGAAACTCACAGAGGAAGATCAATTCCAGCGGTGAAAGACTTTCATATAGAAGGTTCCTGGGCTCCGGCGACCCCGGCAAAGCCCAATGGGTCACGGCCAAACCCGATTTACGATGACGGCCAAGGAGGGTTACTGGCTCAAGCTTGGGGAGAACAAGGGTCTTATCTCCCAAGATATACCCAACAAAATGACCCTCAGACACTTTTATCATACTCAATTAGTTCTGCAGAAAGGGGTAGCTACCCAACTCCTAGCAATAATGGTTGGGGTGGGGTTCATGAAAATCCCTCTTTATCAGGGAGAATACAGTTAGAGAGACAAAATGGGGAAATACAGAGACGAGGTTTGGAAGAGCACTTACCTCATTGGAGTAGTCACGGCAGGAGATCGGTGTTAAATAATGGTTCTCACCTTGGTTCGAGTAACTACCCAAGATTCAGTTCTTGGGACTTGCCATTACCATGGAACCATGAAGGAGGAAGTGAAAATGGGGCCACATTCAACAGTAATTTGAGCGGCTCTTTAGGTGAATTTGATACAATGTCGTTTGGCGACCTCTTGGGGATAAATGGGTCACAAACATTGTTGAACAATGGGTGCGTGTTCAATCCTGGTTGGGTTTCTCAGCCAGAAGCCAGTAGATTGAATAATGTGGCATTATCCAGGGATCAAGGCCCTCTACATGGAATTAACCAACGGACTGATGGCCTGTACGAACGAGGAATGTCAAATG GAGCGCTTCCTCAGCCGTTCTGGAGAACAGGTAATGTCAATTTAACTCCGACCCCAAAGCATGGAAACCAAAATACTCCTGAAACTCCTGATTCCCGACAAAGAATCCATAGACTTGGGCCATCAGATAAGATAAATCCCATAACCAATCAAGGGCTGAAAGCAAAAAATATTCATTCTATTCCAGAAACTCCTGATTCCCAACAGAGAATGCAAAGACAGGGGCCATCAGATAACATAAATCCCGGAACCAATCAAGGGCTGAAAGCACAAAACGACTTGTTACACGAGCATGATGTTGCTGCTGCAATGGTCGACCTTCAGGCCCGCAACCAAAATAGAGCTTCCGAGCCTGTCATAGATTCAATAGCAGAAGACGAGGATTACAATCCCGAAAAGGAAGCCATTCCAGGTATTGATCTTAACAAGACACCACAGAAGAAACCAAGGAGGAGACGTTATCAACCCAAGGTGATCAGGGAAAACAAGCCTAAACGCACTCCAAAACCTAAGACCCCTAACCCAACTGATTCCAGAGATGCTCAAGTAAAGAGGAAGAGTGCCCGGAAGAGCAAACAGGGTCCAACTCCAACAACACCCTCTGAAGAAGCGGCTGAGCCAAAACCAACAGAACCACCGAGCAGATCCTGTAAAAAGTCCTTGAACTTTGACTTGAATGGTGAGCAACCAACTAATGAACGTCAAGAATCAGACAATTCCAGCCATCCTGTATATTCTATGCCAGAAGAGGGATTGATGCTCAAAAAACCAATGACAGCCTTTGACCTCAATCATACAATGAGTCAGGAGCTGAGTGAGTACATGTCGCTGCCTGTCAGAGAAAATCTAGACAGCTCACAGactgacatgaacactaagagcCCTTCCAGTTTGTCACGGAAAACAGCCACAAGTGTCACTAAAACAGACTCACATTTAGCACCAACTTCCAACATCAGCACTTCTGCAAATTCTAGTGAAGGGGTGCAGACCAGAGGATCAAAGAGAAGCCTTTCTTATACAGCTGACCCGATATACATCGATGATGGAATCAGGGCTATTACTCAATCCGCACGTTGGCAAAATAATTACACATGTCCCAAAAACACACATACTGAAATCCTTCCCCAAAGTTTTATCCCAGATATTTGCAAAAAGAAGAGGACTGAAAAGATACAAAGGTTGCATATAGAAAGCACGTCGTCTTCAAAGTACTATTACGGCAACCCTGAACCTTTTGGAGTCAATGGGATGACTAATAATCAGGCAGTTCTTATTAATAGAGCCGAGAATAGAGAGCAGTTCTCAGGAACATGGGCCGACCTTTCAaggttgaaaaagaaaagaacaaaAGGGCCCACTCGTGTTAGAGATCTGGCTCTGTTTACCGGGATTGCATCAGTGGGAGAAGGTACACGCAAGACGGAAGTCAATATGAGGAGCGGTCATTACCCTTGCACTGCAACTTCAAATGATGTCCTCTCCTGCACAGAGGCCCTATCTGCAGACACACGAGCAATCCCAAGATCAAAGAGGAGCTCCGAAAAACAATATTCTGTTAACAAGAACTGGAACATCGTTCTGTATGATTCTAATCATCCTACTAAGCGAGCAACAG ATTCCATTCCAGTCCTACCGTGGAGAAAGAGGAGCAGCACAATTGAACATGTAACCATGTTATTTCAGCGACTAGACATCAACAAAAAAGAGAGTAAAATTTCAAGCAAAGAGAAGGCAATTGTCCCTTATGATAAGCAAGACAAGAATGCACTTGTTCTGTATGAGAAAGATGGCTCAATAGTTCCTTACGAGGGCCTCTTCGATCCAGTTAGGAAGCGACGTCAAAGGGCAAGAGTTGACCTTGACGATGAGACCTCTCGCGTTTGGAGACTTCTTCTAGAGAATATTGACAATGAAGGCATAGATGGAACTGATGAGGATAAAGCAAAATGGTGGGATAATGAGCGAAGAGTCTTTCGAGGACGAGTGGATTCATTCATAGCACGCATGCGGCTTGTTCAAG GGGATAGACGCTTCACTCCGTGGAAAGGCTCTGTGCTGGACTCTGTGATTGGAGTGTTCCTCACTCAGAATGTCTCAGACCATTTATCCAG CTCTGCTTTCATGTCAATGGCTGCACGCTTTCCTCTCAAACCAGAAAGCTCTGGAAGTAATCTGTCGGAGGCATCAAGTTCTTTATCTGTAGAGCCAGAGCCGGAGTTCTGTATTTTTGAGCCTGAGGAAAGCGTAATTTGGAATGAGAAGGCAATAAATCAACCAACTTTAGATAGGGAATCTAGGGTGATCTACCACATCGACCATGGTGAAGAAAAAGAACTATGTCAAAAAGCTGGCCCAGTTGGCCCTTCGGAATGCTCTGGTGAAACATGCCAAAAACCGACCAACAATTCAAGGGCTTTCAATGCAAACAGCCAGAATATAGAGACAGAAACACCCTACATTCTAAGAGATGATAAAGCAAGAGATGATGCATCTTCATCACCGCAGTCAGTTATCTCACCTCAGAACTCTATCAACTCCACAAACCTTCAGACAGCCTCAGTAGTACAGGTTGAGACAACCAGCGCCAAGTTCTATAATCTTGAATCAACAGCCTCTTTTGTAGGGCTGCTAAAGATGGCTGAGTGTAACAGCCAAGCAGAACTACAAGATCAACTAGAAGGTACAAAGCATGTCACAGAATATTATGGAGCACCTGGTGTTTCTTTAAGTGATTACCAATTGAACCCAGAAGCGGGATTTCATTTACAATATCACAAAGGAATTGAGATACTGGAAGTAGAAAGCAGATCTTCGCCTATATCAGATAAAGATGAGAATAGCCCAACAGAGCAAAGCAGTCTAACCTCAGAGATAACAGATCAGGAGAAAAATACAGATCCCATTTCTAGAGCGGCTCCAAATATGTCTTGGTGCTATGTTCTTGAAGGGGAGACAATGGTAATGAAGTCAGAAATGGAAAAGGTCAAAGAACCACTGGATATGCATGATATTACCGAAAGCACCCGAGTATTTAAAAGAGCAAAAGAGCAAGACAAAAAAGTTGATCCAATTCCTGAGCAGAGCTATGCTTCAGGAATGCTGTCAGACAAGGTAAACACAGACCCTGGCATAACTGGGAAAAGGAAGTCTGGAAAAGCAAAGAAAAATGAATTTGAGTGGGACAGTCTGCGGAGAGAAGCAGAAGTAAATGGCAAAAGACCAGAAAAAACAGCCAACACAATGGACTCACTAGACTGGGAAGCAGTTAGGCATGCTGATGTCAGCGAAATTGCTGAAACTATAAAAGAGCGGGGCATGAACAACATGCTAGCCGAACGAATAAAG GGCCTATTGGACAGACTGGTGAAGGATCATGGGAGCATTAACATGGAATGGTTAAGAGATATTCCTCCGGATAAAGCAAA GGAATACCTACTAAGTTTCAGAGGTTTGGGATTGAAAAGTGTGGAGTGCGTGCGTCTTTTAACTCTGCATCATCTTGCATTCCCA GTTGACACTAATGTTGGTCGCATTGCTGTCCGGCTAGGATGGGTTCCCCTCCAGCCACTACCAGAGTCACTGCAACTGCATCTTCTAGAAAT GTATCCAATCCTAGAGTCTATACAAAAGTACTTATGGCCTCGGTTGTGCAAGCTTGATCAAAAGACACT GTATGAGTTGCACTATCACATGATCACATTTGGGAAG GTATTTTGCACCAAAAGGCAACCAAACTGCAATGCTTGCCCTCTAAGAGCAGAATGCAGACATTTTGCCAGTGCGTTTGCAAG CGCAAGGTTTTCTCTTCCGGGACCGGAAGAAAGGAGCATCGTTCCATCAAGTGGGACCACTACACCAAATGTGAATCCAAGAGCTAGCATCAATCTTTTGCTTTCAACAGACTCATGGGCTAATCACGATTCCCATTCAAATTGCAAAAGCTATGATGCACCAACAAATCAAGTTCCATCGCTCCCATTGCTACTTCCCTTTCCACAGGATGTCCACTTAGAGAGGAAATCCATAAACAGCAAATGTGAACCAATTGTGGAAGTACCAGCCTCGCCCGAACAAGAGCCCCAACATGAACAAGCATTATGTGACATTGAAGATGCCTTTTACGAAGATCCAAATGAAATCCCAACAATCAACCTCAACATGAAAGAATTCACTCAGACTCTGCAAAATTTCATGGAGGCAAATCGGGACCTTCAAGAGGCAGAAGTGTCCAATGCCTTGGTAGCTCTAGCACCTGAAGCTGCTTCCATTCCTACACCAAAGCTGAAAAACATAAACCGTCTGAGAACAGAGCATTATGT ATATGAACTTCCAGACACACACCCTCTTCTCCACGGG TTGGAGAAAAGGGAGCCTGACGATCCATGTTCATACTTGCTCGCAATATGGACCCCAG GTGAGACTGCAAACTCGATTGACCCTCCAGCAAGAAAGTGCAGTTTTAATGATCCCAGCATGCTCTGCAATGAGGAGACATGTTCTTACTGCAGCAGTCAGCGAGAAACCGACTCCCAAATAGTACGAGGAACACTTTTG ATACCAACCAGAACAGCGATGAGAGGTAGCTTCCCACTCAATGGAACATACTTCCAAGTTAATGAG GTATTTGCCGACCATGACTCAAGCCTCACTCCGATTGCAGTACCCAGGTCGTGGCTGTGGAACCTTCCTAGGCGAACTGTTTACTTTGGAACTTCAATACCAACAATATTCAAAG GCTTGACCACCGAAGATATTCAACATTGCTTCTGGAGAG GATACGTTTGTGTAAGAGGGTTTGACCAAAAAACAAGAGCACCTCGCCCACTCATGGCCAGATTGCATTTTCCAGCAAGCAGATCACGAGGGTATAGAAGCAAGGTATACGATGAGTAG